A region of the Arachis hypogaea cultivar Tifrunner chromosome 15, arahy.Tifrunner.gnm2.J5K5, whole genome shotgun sequence genome:
TGGCAGTTCTAGAGGCTTCTCAGGTGCTCCAACCATTACAAGTTTTCCATGTGACTTTAATAAACCAATGAGAGGCACGAGAGAATGAACAGCTGAAACTGTATCAATGATACCATCCAAAGTTTCCTTTGCAGCCTAAATAAGCAAAAAAATTGTCATATTTATCACTTCTTCTTTGGTTATATACATCATCAGTTACTTTTGTACTAGTAATCTCATAATCTTATCGTAAAAACTCACGTGCAGTTGTTATTCTATAAAGTTGACAGTTGAAAAACGATAAATaacaatttagtcaaatcataAGTCATATACCTGCATCTGATCTTGGTCGCGACTTATCAAAAAAGAATCAGCTCCTAGATGTTGCATTGCTTCCTGTTTTTTGTTGGGTGAGGTACTAATTACAGTGACTTTAGCCCCAAAAGCCTTGGCAAATTTGACTGCCATGTGGCCTAACCCACCAAGACCAACGACACCAACATGCAAGCCAGGTTTGTCTAGTCCAAAATATCTGAGAGGGCTATAAACTGTGATCCCAGCACATAGCAGAGGAGCAGCAGCATCAAGAGGTAACTCATTTGGAATTCGAACCACAAAGTGCTCATCAACAACCATTGAGTCAGAGTAACCTCCATATGTGATGGTTCCATCGCTGGATTTTGCACCGTATGTTAGAGTATATGAAGAGCAATAATTTTCAAGATTATCGTTACAGTCTTGACAGGTTCGGCACGATTGAACCAAGCATCCGACGCCGACTCTGTCTCCAATTTTATACTTTTGAACCTTGCTTCCCACTTGTGTCACTACACCAACAACTTCATGCCTGTGTATATTTCCAACATAAATATCTAACACGTAGAATATTTAAGCAAAGAAAGTAGAAAGCATATATACCCAGGGACCATAGGATAGATGGAGAAGCCCCATTCATTCTTCACCATGTGCAGATCCGAGTGACAAATCCCACAGTACAACACTTTGAATGCCACATCCTTGTCACCGGTTTCTCTGAAAATTTTTGACAAAAACCAAAGcttaatatataaataagaaaGTATTATGCTATGTATACACCAAAATCAGTTACAAAGTGAgtcatcagtataaaatacatgttaaaataaaatacactatgatacatgtatttatacacaaatatttactagctgattttagtgactgattttagtgtagaAATAACATTTCTCAATAAGAAAATAGGTAACAAGCATCTTGTTGTAACATGCAGTAGTGAAGGAACCTTCTAGAGAAATGGAAAGGGGACAGATGACCAGAGGGGTCCCTGGCAGCCCAACCGAAAGCCTTCTTAGGATGCTCGAATTCAGGTACTTGTGTTGCTGCCATTTGGAAGAGAGTAACACTGATTAGTGATCTTAACGAATAACGATGATGGTGATGGAGGATAAAACCAAGAGCGCTATTTATAAGTGCTGCACTGAAAGAGTATTGACGTCTTTCATGACGCTATTATGACGACTTAGATTACGAATCTACTCTAGTTTATTATCATTGGTTCATTGTATTGGAACTCTATTTGTGTTCTTTAATTCATTGACTTCATGCCAAGTCAAAGTTACGTTCGTTATCCCTCGttacttttaataatattatatatctaaatttttttgttaattaagtttggtgtaacatatacataataaaaattaattatgagtaataatattttaaattttattatttaatttaattagacttaattcataaaaaaaaattaaatatgtaacATTACTCATTTTATATTTCACACCACATAAATGTTGCactaaaaaaaggcaaaaaaattcttttcattGTTTTTATTAGGGAAAATTCTACTCTTCTTCCCTGtgagatgttaaaatgacacttccctctcctctattttataaatgtacattctcctcccttctaacttttaaaaaacctcctttttaatccattttaaactttttgtgttaactttatccattttttaagaaaaaataaattattttttgaaaaaatatccattaacaaaagttttattttttatcattaaattttacttactaaaataccttttaataaattattttttattgattgaattgtatttttattaaaatacttttaaaaaaattaataattaaattattttttttctaagatatctatccttcaataattttttaattattaaattatgattttaccaaaattttatgaacaattacttttatattttactattaattttttgatatcaatatatattattttaacattaaataaaatttttttaccactgttaatatatataacaattaatatatattgatattgaaaaataatcttactaaaattttttatttaatgttaaaataatatatatagatatcgaaaaattaatagtaaaatataaaaaaatcgttaacgaaaattttggtaaaattataatttaataattaaaaaattattgaaggatattttaggaaaaaaataatataattattaaattttttaaaaaatacaatttaatcaatagaaaataatttattaaaaaatatttt
Encoded here:
- the LOC112747353 gene encoding probable mannitol dehydrogenase, producing MAATQVPEFEHPKKAFGWAARDPSGHLSPFHFSRRETGDKDVAFKVLYCGICHSDLHMVKNEWGFSIYPMVPGHEVVGVVTQVGSKVQKYKIGDRVGVGCLVQSCRTCQDCNDNLENYCSSYTLTYGAKSSDGTITYGGYSDSMVVDEHFVVRIPNELPLDAAAPLLCAGITVYSPLRYFGLDKPGLHVGVVGLGGLGHMAVKFAKAFGAKVTVISTSPNKKQEAMQHLGADSFLISRDQDQMQAAKETLDGIIDTVSAVHSLVPLIGLLKSHGKLVMVGAPEKPLELPIIPLLMGRKLIAGSGIGGLKETQEMIDFAAEHNVKPDIEVIPIDYVNEAMERLIKADVKYRFVIDIGNTLKQSS